The nucleotide window TGGGATTGTGAGTTATTTATGTTTGGTTAATTCAAATGAAATTCCGGTTATTACCATTCCAAATTTAGACAAGTGTATTCATACTTTTTTTCATTTAGTATTTACATTTGTTTGGTTTTTGTTTTTTTGTAAACATTTGCGATACGATTCAATAGCAAAACCTTTGATATTTTCGGCTGGGCTTTCATTTGCCTTTGGAATAACGATTGAAATATTGCAAAGCCTACTAACCACGACAAGAAGTGCCGATGTACTTGATGTTGTAGCCAATTTAATTGGGACAACACTGGCGGTTTTTACAGCTATGATTTGTAATAAAACCAATATCCTAAATTTGATAATAAAGAAATAATACCCACTACGGTGGGTTTTTTTATTTTGAATGAAATATGATTGAGGTCATATCATTCGAATAATGTATTTTTACTCTGTTTAAACTTTTAAATTTTCAAAGATGAACATTAAAGATTATTTGGATTCGACTTATTTGAAAACCAATGTTCAATCCGGCTTGAGCGAGAGCGATAATATAGTTGTAGCCCAAGGTTTTATACAAGAAGCCATTGATGAGGGTTTTAAATTGATAATGATCCGTCCCGATAGAGTTGCCCTGGCAAAGAAAATGATTGATGCGGCACACTCAAATGTATTGGTTGGAACCGTGATTGATTTTCCAGACGGGAAGTCTTCTTTAGAGAAAAAGCTTGAAGAAGCTCTTGAATGTATTCAAAATGGAGCCGATGATTTGGATTTTGTCTGTAATTATGAGGCTTTTAAAGCGGGAGAGATTAATCTTGTAAAGGATGAAATTCTTAAAGCTACCCAACTTGGTTTGGATAGTAATAAAACTGTAAAATGGATTATTGAGGTTGCAGCGCTTACAGATTTGCAGATTGCCGAATTGACCGCATTGATAAGAGATGTTGTGATTTCTAATTTTGATAAGGATTCATTCCCTTCTGTTTTTGTAAAATCTTCAACAGGTTTTTATCAAACTGAGAATAATTTGCCTAACGGCGCTACAGTTCCTTCCATAAAAATAATGTTGGAAAATGGTGCTCCGCTTCCAGTTAAAGCGGCTGGAGGTGTACGTACTTATGACGAAGCAATACAAATGGTTAATCTTGGGGTAAAACGTATTGGGACTTCTGGAGCCAAGGCCATTGCAAATGGCACAGCATCTTCGTCTCAGTATTGATTAGATAAAAATTTCAAATGATTAAAAAATATTTTTCTTTTTTTCTTTTTTTATGTGCGTGGGCTAGTAATGCGCAGACTCCAGTTTCGAATCAAAAGGAATTTTCGGATGAACGATTTCCTGTTTTTTTAAATTGCCAGAATTTAGAGGGGCAGGATTTAAAAAATTGCTTCTATAATGAAGTACAGCAATTTGTTTATCATAATTTTAAAGTCCCCGAAAAGGTACAACAGAATAATTACAAAGGACTTGTAAAGGTGCTTTTTGAAGTTGATATTGCGGGTACTTTCAAAGTGTTGTATGTTAATTCTAATAGCGAAGAGCTTATTGCCGAAACTAAGCGAGTTTTTGCCGGTTTTCCAAAAATTGTACCACCTACTTATGCTGGAAATCCTACTTATTCTAAGTTTAACATAAATATTGATATTCCGTTGCAGTCTCCTGAGCAAATTGCTGCTGCTGCATCGGCAAAGAAAGAAAATATTAACGTGAATGCTGGTTTGACAGAGTTGGACAGCATTGTTTACAAACGTTTTGATAATCCACAATTTTCAAGCCATTTGGCTATTCCTTTCTCGCATAGTTATTATGCCCAGTTTGATGGTGATATAAATAAAGTGGGAAGCAATAATCATACGGCTTCAAAACCTTACACGTATTCTGAAGTCGAAAAATATTATAATTTCCAGAAAGTCAATGCCAGTTTGATGAAAAACAAGTCAAGTTGGTGGGGGCGTAAAACTTGGAATGAAAATCTAGCCGAAATTAAAGGTGAAGGCTATTGGTTTGCTTTGAATTTTTTGTTTAATGTTCAAGGAGGAATTTCCAATCCTAGTAAAACCGATTATACTTTTGTCAATACCAGAGCGCTTAATTTTAAAGGAGGTCTTGGAAACCGTTTGAATTTTACGACTACTTTCTATGAAAGCCAAGGTCGCTTTGCCGATTATTACAATGCCTATGCCAATTCGATAAAACCCTCTGGAGGGAATCCTGCGATTGTTCCGGGAATTGGTATTGCAAAATCGTATAATTCGGATGCGTATGATTTTCCGATGGCTGATGCTAATATTTCCTATAATGCCGCCAAATTTCTGGACTTGCAATTGGGATATGGCAAAAATTTCATCGGAGATGGTTATCGTTCTTTGTTTTTGAGTGATGGAGCCAGTCCTTATCCTTTTTTTAAGATTGATGCCAATTTTTGGAAAATTAAATATACGGTAAATTATATGTGGCTAAAGGATGTGCGTCCCGAAGTTACTGTTGATAAAACCTATGCGACCAAATATATGGTAAACCATTATTTGAGTTGGAACGTTTCAAATCGATTGAATTTAGGATTTTTTGAATCTGTGGTTTGGACCAATTCAAACGGCAGAGGTTTTGATGCCAATTTTGTGAATCCGATTGTATTTTATAGGGCCGTTGAGTTTTCGTCTTCTTCCAAAAGCGGGAACGCTCTTTTGGGTTTAAGCGGTAAATACAAATGGAATAATAAAGTAAATCTCTATGGACAATTTTTGATTGATGAGTTTTCTACCGGAGATATTTTTGGAGGAGAAAAGAGTTGGAAAAATAAATTAGGCTATCAATTTGGTGCAAAATATTTCAATGCATTTCATGTTGATAATCTG belongs to Flavobacterium gilvum and includes:
- a CDS encoding VanZ family protein, with amino-acid sequence MPKYFLLSIALLWTGIVSYLCLVNSNEIPVITIPNLDKCIHTFFHLVFTFVWFLFFCKHLRYDSIAKPLIFSAGLSFAFGITIEILQSLLTTTRSADVLDVVANLIGTTLAVFTAMICNKTNILNLIIKK
- the deoC gene encoding deoxyribose-phosphate aldolase, which produces MNIKDYLDSTYLKTNVQSGLSESDNIVVAQGFIQEAIDEGFKLIMIRPDRVALAKKMIDAAHSNVLVGTVIDFPDGKSSLEKKLEEALECIQNGADDLDFVCNYEAFKAGEINLVKDEILKATQLGLDSNKTVKWIIEVAALTDLQIAELTALIRDVVISNFDKDSFPSVFVKSSTGFYQTENNLPNGATVPSIKIMLENGAPLPVKAAGGVRTYDEAIQMVNLGVKRIGTSGAKAIANGTASSSQY
- a CDS encoding gliding motility protein RemB, whose translation is MIKKYFSFFLFLCAWASNAQTPVSNQKEFSDERFPVFLNCQNLEGQDLKNCFYNEVQQFVYHNFKVPEKVQQNNYKGLVKVLFEVDIAGTFKVLYVNSNSEELIAETKRVFAGFPKIVPPTYAGNPTYSKFNINIDIPLQSPEQIAAAASAKKENINVNAGLTELDSIVYKRFDNPQFSSHLAIPFSHSYYAQFDGDINKVGSNNHTASKPYTYSEVEKYYNFQKVNASLMKNKSSWWGRKTWNENLAEIKGEGYWFALNFLFNVQGGISNPSKTDYTFVNTRALNFKGGLGNRLNFTTTFYESQGRFADYYNAYANSIKPSGGNPAIVPGIGIAKSYNSDAYDFPMADANISYNAAKFLDLQLGYGKNFIGDGYRSLFLSDGASPYPFFKIDANFWKIKYTVNYMWLKDVRPEVTVDKTYATKYMVNHYLSWNVSNRLNLGFFESVVWTNSNGRGFDANFVNPIVFYRAVEFSSSSKSGNALLGLSGKYKWNNKVNLYGQFLIDEFSTGDIFGGEKSWKNKLGYQFGAKYFNAFHVDNLLLQLEFNHVRPYVYSHSEPITNYGHNNQSLGHQWGGNFQELVLLGYYHKDRFYSNAKFTLGTRGLDFDTVDNKFNYGQNFYKDYDLNRPYDKGVEVGQGNKTSVFISEVQVGYLVNPATNLKFFGNFLYRNFDPTANTATVFKEQTTWFTLGFRSDVFNWYFDY